A single genomic interval of Chlorogloeopsis sp. ULAP01 harbors:
- a CDS encoding proline--tRNA ligase, translating to MRLSQMLFVTLRDDPADAEIPSHKLLLRAGYIRRIGSGIYAYLPLMWRVLQKVSQIVREEMNATGAQECLLPQLQPAELWRESGRWDTYTQAEGIMFALVDRREQELALGPTHEEVITTIARDLIRSYRQLPLHLYQIQTKFRDEIRPRFGLMRGREFIMKDGYSFHEDEESLKKTYQDMYQAYSNMLRRSGLAFRAVEADSGAIGGSGSTEFMVLAEAGEDEVLYTEDGQYAANVEKAVSLTADAEPSTFTSYEKRETPGTETIEKLCAFLKCSPTQIVKNVLYQALYDHATTVLVLVSIRGDQEVNEVKLQNELTKLASQYGAKTVLKLAVPDVDTQKKWAAKPLPLGYIAPDVADDYIQSAKDIAPKFLRLVDKTATDLKNFVTGSNESGYHVVGANWGEQFKLPDDIVDVRKARPGDRAIHNPEQTLKSARGIEVGHIFQLGTEYSQVMAANYTNEQGEEKPLVMGCYGVGVSRLAQAAVEQSYDKDGIIWPVAIAPYHAIVTIPNINDAQQVEIAEKLYTELNQARIETLLDDRNERAGVKFKDADLIGIPYRIVTGRAIANGKVEVVERATHNSQEIPITEVVSTIKQWIIQAIEAKN from the coding sequence ATGCGACTGTCACAAATGTTATTTGTTACGCTCCGGGATGATCCTGCTGATGCAGAAATTCCCAGTCATAAATTATTACTCCGCGCAGGTTATATTCGTCGCATCGGTAGTGGTATATATGCTTATCTCCCGCTGATGTGGCGGGTATTGCAAAAAGTCTCCCAAATAGTAAGGGAAGAGATGAATGCTACGGGCGCGCAAGAGTGTCTCTTACCCCAATTACAACCTGCCGAGCTATGGCGTGAATCTGGCAGATGGGATACTTACACTCAAGCAGAAGGTATCATGTTTGCCCTTGTAGATCGGCGCGAGCAAGAATTAGCATTGGGGCCAACTCACGAGGAAGTAATCACAACGATCGCTCGTGATCTGATCCGCTCTTACCGTCAGCTACCACTACATCTGTATCAAATTCAAACTAAGTTCCGCGATGAAATTCGTCCCCGCTTTGGATTGATGCGCGGACGAGAATTTATCATGAAGGATGGCTACTCGTTCCACGAAGACGAAGAAAGCCTAAAAAAAACTTATCAGGATATGTACCAAGCCTACAGTAATATGCTGCGGCGCTCTGGTTTGGCTTTTCGTGCTGTAGAAGCAGATTCTGGTGCTATTGGTGGTTCTGGTTCTACAGAATTTATGGTGTTGGCGGAAGCTGGTGAAGATGAAGTTCTCTACACCGAAGATGGACAATATGCAGCCAATGTGGAAAAAGCTGTGTCTTTAACGGCGGATGCTGAACCCTCAACGTTTACAAGTTATGAAAAACGGGAAACTCCGGGAACAGAGACAATTGAAAAACTCTGTGCTTTCTTGAAGTGTTCTCCGACTCAAATAGTTAAGAATGTTCTCTACCAGGCACTTTATGATCATGCCACTACGGTTTTGGTATTGGTGAGTATCCGAGGGGATCAGGAAGTTAATGAAGTCAAGTTACAGAATGAATTGACAAAGTTGGCTTCCCAATACGGTGCGAAGACAGTTTTGAAGTTAGCAGTGCCAGATGTAGATACGCAGAAGAAATGGGCGGCTAAACCCTTGCCTTTAGGTTATATTGCCCCTGATGTTGCAGATGATTATATTCAGTCTGCCAAGGATATTGCGCCTAAGTTTTTGCGCTTGGTAGATAAAACTGCAACTGATTTAAAGAACTTTGTGACAGGCTCAAATGAATCTGGTTATCACGTAGTTGGTGCTAACTGGGGCGAGCAATTTAAACTACCAGATGATATCGTAGATGTGCGTAAAGCTAGACCAGGCGATCGCGCAATCCACAATCCAGAACAAACTTTAAAAAGCGCTCGCGGCATTGAAGTTGGTCACATTTTCCAATTAGGGACAGAATATTCCCAAGTAATGGCAGCAAATTATACCAACGAACAGGGTGAAGAAAAACCGCTAGTCATGGGTTGTTATGGTGTGGGAGTTTCCCGACTGGCACAAGCAGCAGTAGAGCAATCCTACGATAAAGATGGAATTATTTGGCCTGTTGCGATCGCGCCTTATCATGCTATTGTGACAATTCCAAATATTAACGACGCTCAACAAGTAGAAATTGCCGAAAAACTTTACACAGAATTAAATCAAGCCAGAATTGAAACTCTACTCGATGACCGCAATGAACGAGCGGGAGTTAAATTTAAAGATGCTGACTTAATCGGCATACCTTACAGGATTGTCACTGGGAGAGCGATCGCTAATGGCAAAGTCGAAGTAGTTGAACGCGCTACCCATAATTCTCAAGAAATTCCAATTACAGAAGTAGTGTCTACTATTAAGCAATGGATTATCCAAGCAATAGAGGCTAAAAATTAA
- a CDS encoding 1-acyl-sn-glycerol-3-phosphate acyltransferase, with amino-acid sequence MPEIIHQAQPPLEFIPPAFKPWFLEAVHLLLPTWLRWKSAISQIEADDVEVLVDLYRQFQEGKIRFLIAFRHPKTQDPFCLGYLFSQIVPKVARQMGVSLQRPIHAHFIYDRGIPLWAGSHIGWIASSLGGTPIQRGKADWTGLRSARDLFANGRFPMAAAPEGATNGLSELVNPLEPGIAQLGFWCAEDLQKAGRDQQVLIVPISIQYSYIEAPWNAIAKLLSELEAASGLPVDAKAYNNISPIESLYPRLLRLSERLLSLMEQFYTRFYHQKLPEVKNQTEDANEVIAARLYVLLDVVLQVAEQYFDLQPKGNFSDRCRRVEQAGWNYIFREEYKDIKALSPLEKALGDRVAEEANLRMWHMRLVESFVAVTGKYVREKPTAERFAETTSLIRDMVTRIKGGNPFKSPPLGKQRAKITIGEPLSVSERYPVYKGSRQGARQAVADLTKDLQMAMESLVVKGE; translated from the coding sequence TTGCCCGAAATAATTCATCAAGCACAGCCACCCCTGGAATTTATCCCGCCAGCATTCAAGCCTTGGTTTTTAGAAGCCGTTCATCTGTTGCTACCCACTTGGTTACGCTGGAAATCAGCAATTAGCCAAATTGAAGCAGATGACGTAGAAGTTTTGGTGGATCTCTATCGTCAATTTCAGGAGGGAAAGATCCGCTTTTTGATAGCATTTCGTCATCCTAAAACACAAGATCCATTTTGCCTGGGCTACTTGTTTTCCCAAATCGTGCCAAAGGTAGCACGACAGATGGGAGTATCCCTACAGCGCCCAATTCATGCCCATTTTATCTACGATCGCGGTATTCCTTTGTGGGCTGGCTCACATATTGGCTGGATCGCTTCTAGCCTGGGTGGCACGCCAATCCAACGCGGTAAGGCTGATTGGACGGGTTTGCGTTCAGCTCGTGATTTGTTTGCCAATGGGCGTTTCCCAATGGCAGCAGCGCCAGAAGGAGCCACAAATGGACTTTCGGAGCTAGTCAACCCACTCGAACCCGGAATCGCACAATTGGGCTTTTGGTGCGCTGAAGACTTGCAAAAAGCCGGACGAGATCAACAGGTACTCATTGTACCAATTAGCATCCAATACAGTTACATCGAAGCGCCTTGGAATGCGATCGCCAAACTGTTAAGTGAATTAGAAGCAGCTAGCGGTTTACCTGTCGATGCAAAAGCATACAACAATATTTCTCCAATAGAGTCGCTCTATCCTCGCCTGTTGCGGTTATCTGAACGCTTGCTATCTTTGATGGAACAATTTTACACGCGGTTCTACCATCAAAAACTGCCAGAAGTAAAAAATCAAACCGAAGATGCGAACGAGGTAATAGCCGCTCGTCTGTATGTGCTTTTAGATGTAGTTTTACAAGTAGCAGAGCAGTATTTTGATTTACAACCAAAAGGAAACTTTAGCGATCGCTGTCGGCGTGTCGAACAGGCTGGTTGGAATTATATTTTTAGAGAAGAATACAAAGATATCAAAGCACTATCACCATTAGAAAAAGCATTAGGCGATCGTGTTGCCGAAGAAGCCAATTTACGGATGTGGCATATGCGTTTAGTAGAAAGTTTTGTTGCTGTGACAGGCAAGTACGTGCGCGAAAAACCCACAGCAGAAAGATTTGCTGAGACAACTTCACTCATCCGAGATATGGTGACTCGGATTAAAGGCGGTAATCCATTTAAATCTCCGCCACTAGGTAAGCAACGGGCGAAAATTACTATAGGTGAGCCACTATCTGTTTCAGAAAGGTATCCGGTTTATAAAGGCAGTCGCCAAGGTGCCAGACAAGCTGTTGCCGACTTAACGAAAGATTTGCAGATGGCAATGGAAAGTTTAGTTGTGAAGGGAGAGTGA
- a CDS encoding DUF2993 domain-containing protein, whose amino-acid sequence MELLTILVSGLLGLIVPLGLVIDSTAENVIRSQLATVEQLQVRVDNAPTHQLLQGKVESIRIAGRSLQLKQQNIRIAVLELETDEIELDPSSFRQKLPKIKRPLQAGVRLVLNQEDINKLLQSPEFLSRLQKFNIGGSSESDSSPVYNFINPRVEILANNRLIFQVELQEENQEKKLAIKVESGLSVVTGSQFQLINPVVLVDGEEFPPQFLNNVVNNINQRLDLRNLEGDGLQVRILKLDMKPKKLEIAAFLRIEPSSKFLETRRS is encoded by the coding sequence ATGGAATTGCTGACAATCCTCGTATCAGGCTTGCTGGGTTTAATAGTTCCTTTGGGGCTGGTAATTGACAGCACTGCTGAAAATGTTATCCGTTCACAACTAGCTACAGTAGAACAACTACAAGTGCGAGTTGATAATGCTCCTACCCATCAATTACTACAAGGTAAAGTAGAAAGTATACGAATTGCAGGACGTTCTTTGCAATTAAAACAACAGAATATCCGCATTGCTGTTTTAGAATTGGAAACTGATGAAATTGAATTAGATCCAAGTAGTTTTAGGCAAAAACTACCTAAAATTAAACGACCTTTACAAGCTGGTGTGCGTTTAGTTTTAAATCAAGAAGACATCAACAAACTTTTACAGTCACCGGAATTTCTGAGCCGACTACAGAAGTTTAATATAGGAGGTTCTTCAGAATCTGATTCATCCCCAGTCTACAATTTTATCAATCCCAGGGTAGAAATTTTAGCCAATAATCGTCTGATTTTCCAAGTAGAATTACAGGAGGAAAACCAGGAAAAAAAGCTAGCCATTAAGGTGGAATCAGGATTGAGTGTAGTTACTGGGAGCCAGTTTCAACTGATTAACCCAGTTGTGTTAGTTGATGGAGAGGAATTTCCGCCTCAATTTTTGAATAATGTTGTTAATAACATTAATCAAAGATTGGATCTACGTAACTTGGAAGGTGACGGACTCCAGGTACGGATTCTAAAATTAGATATGAAGCCAAAAAAATTAGAGATTGCGGCGTTTTTAAGGATTGAGCCATCTTCTAAGTTCTTGGAAACTCGCCGTTCGTGA